A genome region from Dictyoglomus sp. includes the following:
- a CDS encoding DAK2 domain-containing protein: MQKVQELNGELLENLFEQAVYQLQIHKEEIDLLNVFPVPDGDTGTNMLYTLQSTLAEIKKQKVKNIKNVAEASIKGSLMGARGNSGVILSQIIRGFAEYIKNKDKIDADTWVKAWQEATRVAYRAVLNPTEGTILTVLREGVKEATLALKETKDILVITKRMLDRAKKALADTPNLLPILKEAQVVDAGGQGLVYFWEGFLNGLMGKKIELKEERVILREKPDLEVIEKHVITYQYCTEFIILSQENTDFSEFKNWLYSQGDSIVTAETRGMLKVHIHTNNPGKILDRALELGSLSQIKIDNMAEQHEERLRKEIEPMPKALSPKKDVGFVVVSWGEGLNQIFNSFSVDFIINGGQTLNPSVEAIKNAVEKINADKVFLFPNNKNVILAAQQVENLYKDKVIIIPTKHVLEGIRALVEYNPKDSWEQMKKKFEKGKDSIRVGEITRAIRNTSINGFEISEGDILGLINDEIAYVGKDINEVAINLVEKLLKENGEVLTIYYGQDISKEEAQELYNLISQKYSSLSIELIYGGQPYYYYYLGLE, encoded by the coding sequence TTGCAAAAGGTTCAAGAGTTAAACGGAGAATTATTAGAAAATCTTTTTGAACAAGCTGTATATCAATTGCAGATCCATAAAGAAGAAATAGATCTTTTAAATGTTTTTCCTGTGCCTGATGGTGATACAGGGACAAATATGTTATATACACTGCAATCTACTTTGGCAGAAATTAAAAAACAAAAAGTAAAGAATATTAAAAATGTAGCGGAAGCATCAATAAAAGGCTCTCTTATGGGAGCAAGAGGAAATTCAGGGGTAATACTTTCTCAAATTATTAGAGGTTTTGCAGAATATATTAAAAATAAAGATAAAATTGATGCAGATACCTGGGTAAAAGCATGGCAAGAAGCAACAAGAGTTGCATACAGGGCAGTTTTAAATCCTACAGAGGGAACTATTCTTACAGTACTTAGAGAAGGAGTAAAGGAAGCAACTCTAGCTCTAAAGGAAACCAAGGATATATTAGTTATAACAAAAAGAATGCTTGATAGAGCTAAGAAAGCTTTGGCTGATACTCCCAATCTTTTACCTATACTTAAAGAAGCTCAAGTTGTTGACGCGGGAGGACAAGGTTTAGTCTATTTTTGGGAAGGTTTTTTAAATGGACTTATGGGTAAAAAAATAGAATTAAAAGAGGAAAGAGTTATTCTAAGAGAAAAACCCGATTTAGAAGTAATAGAGAAACATGTTATTACTTATCAGTATTGTACTGAGTTTATAATACTTTCTCAAGAAAATACAGATTTCTCAGAATTTAAAAATTGGCTCTATTCTCAAGGAGATAGTATTGTTACAGCAGAAACAAGGGGAATGTTAAAGGTTCATATTCATACTAATAATCCTGGAAAAATCTTAGATAGAGCATTAGAATTAGGGAGTTTGTCTCAAATAAAGATAGATAATATGGCGGAACAACATGAAGAAAGATTAAGAAAAGAAATAGAACCTATGCCTAAAGCCTTATCTCCGAAGAAAGATGTAGGATTTGTGGTTGTATCTTGGGGGGAGGGCTTAAATCAAATATTTAATAGCTTTTCTGTAGATTTTATTATAAATGGAGGACAAACTTTAAACCCTAGTGTAGAGGCTATTAAGAATGCTGTAGAGAAAATTAATGCTGATAAGGTTTTTCTCTTTCCTAATAATAAAAATGTTATTCTTGCAGCACAACAAGTAGAAAACCTATACAAGGATAAGGTAATTATAATTCCTACGAAACATGTTTTAGAGGGTATTAGAGCATTAGTTGAATATAATCCAAAGGATTCTTGGGAACAGATGAAGAAAAAATTTGAAAAGGGAAAGGATAGCATAAGAGTTGGTGAAATAACACGAGCTATAAGGAATACTTCTATAAATGGCTTTGAGATTTCTGAGGGGGATATTTTAGGATTAATTAATGATGAGATTGCTTATGTAGGTAAGGACATAAATGAGGTAGCCATAAACTTGGTAGAGAAACTCTTAAAAGAAAATGGAGAAGTTTTAACTATTTATTATGGGCAGGATATTAGTAAGGAAGAAGCTCAAGAATTATATAATTTGATTTCTCAGAAGTATTCTTCTCTTAGCATAGAATTAATCTATGGAGGTCAACCCTATTATTATTATTATCTTGGTTTAGAATGA
- a CDS encoding ABC transporter substrate-binding protein, with protein sequence MKRFVIVPLLVLLITLLSGISLAQAPQYGGVLRRSLINDPPTLDPAMITDTASDEVARQIFDGLVEYDSEGRIVPVIAKSWSISKDGLTYTFYLRDDVYFHNGRKVTAEDFVYSIKRIMDPKTASPRANFAEPIKDVKAKSKYILEITLKEPFAPFLSTLTYSCFWVVPKEVVEKLGKDFATNPVGTGAYMFEEWKHDVKIRLKANLKYFRGRPYTDAIEWSIIPDEQVDFLNFEKGLLDITGIPDTEWDRVINDPKYKPYIISKPILGIYYLGFNLKKKPLDNKYLRWAIARAINKEEIVRVIRRNRAEVAYTILPPNMPGFSRGIYNWAKENLSYNVEEAKKLLEKAGYPGGRGLPELTIFYNTSRAHQRIMEAIQANLAEIGIKAKLQNYDWAVYLDLLDKGELSIFRLGWVADYIDPDNFLWVLFNSQNFGEAGNHTFYKNPKVDELTDKARKITNWNVRVKYYNEAERLILEDLPIIPIFYYVSQPIHQPWVHGLYVDPLTGLSGVRYRVVWLSKR encoded by the coding sequence ATGAAGCGTTTTGTAATTGTTCCTTTATTGGTTTTGTTAATCACTTTATTATCTGGAATCTCTTTAGCTCAAGCTCCCCAATATGGTGGGGTTTTAAGAAGGAGTTTAATTAATGATCCTCCAACTTTAGACCCTGCAATGATTACTGATACTGCATCTGACGAAGTAGCAAGACAAATTTTTGATGGTTTAGTAGAGTATGATTCGGAAGGTAGAATTGTTCCTGTTATTGCAAAGAGTTGGAGTATTTCAAAAGATGGCTTAACTTATACCTTCTATTTAAGAGATGATGTTTATTTCCATAATGGGAGAAAGGTAACCGCAGAAGATTTTGTATATTCTATAAAAAGGATTATGGATCCTAAAACTGCATCTCCTCGTGCAAATTTTGCAGAACCCATTAAAGATGTAAAAGCAAAAAGTAAGTACATTTTAGAAATTACCCTCAAAGAGCCCTTTGCTCCTTTTCTTTCTACATTGACTTATTCTTGTTTCTGGGTAGTTCCTAAAGAGGTTGTTGAAAAATTAGGTAAAGATTTTGCTACAAATCCTGTTGGAACTGGCGCCTATATGTTTGAAGAGTGGAAACACGACGTAAAAATAAGATTAAAAGCAAATCTTAAATATTTTAGAGGAAGACCCTATACTGATGCTATTGAATGGTCAATTATTCCCGATGAGCAGGTAGATTTCTTAAATTTTGAAAAGGGATTATTAGATATAACTGGTATTCCTGATACTGAGTGGGATAGAGTTATTAATGATCCAAAATATAAACCATATATTATTAGTAAACCTATTCTTGGAATTTATTATTTAGGATTTAACCTAAAGAAAAAGCCTCTTGATAATAAATATTTGAGATGGGCAATTGCGAGAGCTATAAATAAAGAAGAAATTGTGAGAGTTATTAGAAGGAATAGAGCGGAAGTTGCCTACACAATTCTTCCACCTAACATGCCTGGGTTTAGTAGGGGAATATATAATTGGGCAAAAGAAAATTTAAGTTATAATGTAGAAGAAGCCAAAAAACTTCTTGAAAAGGCAGGATACCCTGGAGGAAGGGGGCTTCCTGAGTTAACGATATTCTATAATACAAGTAGAGCTCATCAAAGAATTATGGAAGCAATTCAAGCTAATTTAGCAGAAATTGGAATTAAAGCTAAACTTCAGAATTATGATTGGGCAGTATATCTTGATTTATTGGATAAGGGTGAGCTTTCTATATTTAGATTAGGATGGGTTGCAGACTACATTGATCCTGATAACTTTTTATGGGTATTATTTAATTCCCAGAATTTTGGTGAAGCAGGAAATCATACTTTCTATAAAAATCCAAAAGTCGATGAATTAACAGATAAAGCAAGAAAAATAACAAACTGGAATGTAAGAGTAAAATACTATAATGAAGCGGAAAGATTAATTTTAGAAGATTTACCTATAATTCCTATATTCTATTATGTATCTCAGCCTATTCATCAACCTTGGGTACATGGATTATATGTGGATCCATTAACAGGTCTTTCTGGGGTGAGATATAGAGTAGTTTGGCTATCAAAAAGATAA
- a CDS encoding roadblock/LC7 domain-containing protein, with protein sequence MADIKEILEEIIKTEGIQASVLVSEDGLTIDGVTKDSTDTEEVAGVASGGLKVASMIGQTLVKGNTREILIIYEEGAIFLMPLEGKPAVLVVVSAREANLGKIRNSLKKGAYKLMRIL encoded by the coding sequence TTGGCGGATATTAAAGAGATTTTAGAGGAAATTATTAAAACAGAGGGAATTCAAGCTTCAGTTTTGGTAAGCGAAGATGGATTAACTATTGATGGAGTTACGAAAGATTCTACAGATACTGAAGAGGTTGCAGGAGTTGCATCTGGAGGCTTAAAGGTAGCATCAATGATTGGACAAACGTTAGTAAAGGGGAATACGAGGGAAATTCTTATTATTTATGAAGAAGGAGCGATCTTCTTAATGCCTCTAGAGGGAAAACCTGCGGTTTTAGTAGTAGTATCAGCACGAGAAGCAAATTTAGGTAAAATTAGAAATAGTCTAAAAAAAGGCGCATATAAATTAATGAGGATTTTATAA
- a CDS encoding ABC transporter permease has translation MAKEIALQQSIRKPRSLWKIAWKRLAKNKLALVGLSIVIIIVIIAIFADYIAPYDPLKVDLSKHLLPPSREHLLGTDEFGRDILSRIIFGARVSLQIGFFAQVISISLGTVLGLLAGFYGGWVDDVIMRIVEILFAFPFLLFVIAVVAVFGPGIQNLYLAVAIIGWAGVARIVRGQVLSLRERDFVASARAIGAGTWRILFRHILPNALSPIIIEATLGMGGMIMLEAGLSFLGLGVQAPTPSWGSMVQAGLAYMRSAWWYPVFPGIVIMIIVFGFNLLGDGLRDALDPRLYI, from the coding sequence TTGGCCAAAGAAATTGCTTTACAACAAAGTATAAGAAAACCACGGAGTCTATGGAAGATAGCATGGAAAAGACTCGCAAAAAATAAGCTTGCCCTTGTGGGACTTAGTATAGTTATTATAATTGTTATAATTGCGATATTTGCAGACTATATTGCTCCTTATGATCCTTTAAAAGTTGATCTCTCAAAACATTTGTTACCCCCAAGTAGAGAGCATCTATTAGGAACTGATGAGTTTGGGAGGGATATTTTAAGCAGGATTATATTTGGAGCAAGAGTTTCTCTACAGATTGGTTTTTTTGCGCAAGTTATTTCTATTTCTCTTGGAACAGTTCTTGGACTTTTAGCTGGATTTTATGGAGGTTGGGTTGACGATGTAATTATGAGAATTGTAGAAATACTCTTTGCTTTTCCTTTCCTTTTATTTGTAATTGCTGTGGTTGCAGTTTTTGGGCCAGGGATTCAAAATTTATACCTTGCTGTTGCTATTATTGGTTGGGCAGGGGTCGCTCGTATAGTAAGAGGACAGGTATTGAGTTTAAGGGAAAGAGATTTTGTTGCCAGTGCTCGAGCAATAGGAGCTGGTACATGGAGGATTTTATTTAGACATATTCTTCCTAATGCTCTTTCTCCAATAATTATTGAAGCAACCCTTGGTATGGGTGGAATGATAATGTTAGAAGCAGGTTTAAGTTTTTTAGGCTTAGGAGTTCAAGCTCCAACTCCTAGCTGGGGATCTATGGTTCAAGCGGGGTTAGCATATATGCGAAGTGCTTGGTGGTATCCTGTATTTCCTGGGATTGTGATTATGATTATAGTATTTGGTTTTAATTTATTAGGGGATGGATTAAGAGATGCCTTGGATCCAAGACTTTATATTTAA
- the tpiA gene encoding triose-phosphate isomerase, which translates to MRKKIIAANWKMYKTTKDSEIFFKEFLSLSNNYTEKEVVICPPFTSLFLVREFIKNTPYKLGAQNLFWEKEGAYTGEVSPIMLKDLGCEYVIVGHSERRQYFCETDELVNKKLKSAFENGLTPILCVGEKWEERERGKTEDVIIKQINKALEGLNKDMVEKLVIAYEPVWAIGTGHSAKGEDANEVACLIRKIISENYSKDIAQKVRIQYGGSVNPKNISEFLSQPEIDGALVGGASLNPQTFWEIVKV; encoded by the coding sequence TTGAGAAAAAAAATTATTGCTGCAAATTGGAAAATGTATAAAACTACGAAAGATTCTGAAATTTTTTTTAAAGAGTTTTTATCTCTGTCAAATAATTACACTGAGAAAGAAGTAGTAATATGTCCTCCCTTTACATCTCTTTTTTTAGTAAGGGAATTTATAAAAAATACCCCATATAAATTAGGTGCACAAAATCTTTTTTGGGAAAAAGAAGGAGCCTATACTGGAGAAGTTTCTCCTATTATGTTGAAGGATTTAGGATGTGAATATGTGATTGTTGGACATTCTGAAAGGAGACAATATTTTTGTGAAACTGATGAATTAGTAAATAAAAAATTAAAATCTGCTTTTGAAAATGGTCTTACTCCTATTTTATGTGTTGGAGAGAAATGGGAAGAAAGAGAAAGAGGTAAAACAGAAGATGTTATTATAAAACAAATAAATAAAGCGCTAGAAGGTTTGAATAAAGATATGGTTGAGAAACTTGTTATTGCTTATGAGCCTGTTTGGGCTATTGGAACAGGACATTCTGCGAAGGGTGAAGATGCTAATGAGGTTGCTTGTTTAATTAGAAAAATAATTAGCGAAAATTATTCAAAGGATATTGCACAAAAAGTTAGAATTCAATATGGAGGAAGTGTAAATCCCAAAAATATTTCTGAATTCTTATCTCAACCTGAAATTGATGGAGCATTAGTAGGAGGTGCAAGTTTAAATCCTCAAACCTTCTGGGAAATAGTTAAAGTATAA
- a CDS encoding phosphoglycerate kinase: MPKLSILDLKEEDLKNKRVLVRVDFNVPMKNGVITDDRRIKEALPTIQYLIEKQAKVILMSHLGRPKGVQDDLRLDPVAKRLSELLGRPVKKLNDCIGEDVEKEVENMKSGEVILLENLRFHKEEEANDPEFAKKLAKLGDIYVSDAFGTVHRAHASTAGVAQYLPAYAGLLVKKEIEIMGKALESPERPFICILGGAKVSDKIGVIENLLEKVDTLIIGGGMMFTFWKAQGFEIGKSILEEDKVEIAKKFIKTAEEKGIKLLLPDDATVVKEISETAETKVKNKGEFDPDDIGVDIGPKSIEKFVKEIEKGKTIIWNGPMGIFEIDKFADGTREIAKAIANNKNCVSIVGGGDTASAVSKFGLEDKFTHISTGGGASLEFLEGKVLPGIAVLLEKK; this comes from the coding sequence ATGCCTAAATTAAGTATTTTGGATTTGAAAGAAGAAGACTTGAAGAATAAAAGAGTTTTAGTTCGGGTCGATTTTAATGTCCCAATGAAAAATGGAGTTATTACTGATGATAGAAGAATAAAGGAAGCTTTACCAACAATTCAATATCTAATAGAAAAACAAGCAAAAGTAATTTTAATGTCTCATCTTGGAAGACCAAAGGGTGTCCAGGATGATTTAAGGTTAGATCCTGTAGCGAAAAGATTAAGTGAACTTTTAGGAAGACCTGTTAAAAAGTTGAATGATTGTATTGGGGAAGATGTAGAAAAAGAAGTGGAAAATATGAAATCAGGAGAAGTTATTCTTCTTGAAAATTTGAGGTTTCATAAAGAAGAGGAAGCTAATGATCCCGAGTTTGCAAAAAAATTAGCAAAACTTGGAGATATTTATGTTAGTGATGCCTTTGGAACAGTCCATAGAGCTCATGCATCAACTGCAGGAGTTGCTCAATATTTACCTGCTTATGCAGGTCTTTTAGTAAAGAAAGAAATAGAAATTATGGGAAAAGCTTTAGAAAGTCCTGAAAGACCTTTTATTTGTATTCTTGGTGGAGCAAAAGTATCTGATAAAATAGGAGTTATCGAAAATCTTCTAGAAAAGGTAGATACTCTTATTATTGGCGGAGGTATGATGTTTACTTTTTGGAAAGCTCAGGGATTTGAAATTGGAAAATCTATCTTAGAGGAGGATAAAGTAGAAATAGCTAAAAAATTTATAAAGACTGCAGAAGAAAAAGGTATAAAACTACTTTTACCTGATGATGCCACAGTTGTTAAAGAAATATCTGAAACAGCAGAAACAAAGGTTAAAAATAAAGGTGAATTCGATCCTGATGATATAGGTGTAGATATTGGACCAAAATCTATAGAAAAATTTGTTAAAGAAATAGAAAAAGGAAAAACAATAATATGGAATGGACCTATGGGAATTTTTGAAATAGATAAATTTGCTGATGGAACAAGGGAGATAGCGAAGGCTATAGCTAATAATAAAAATTGTGTTAGTATTGTAGGTGGTGGGGATACTGCCTCTGCAGTATCGAAATTTGGCTTAGAAGACAAATTTACTCATATATCTACTGGTGGGGGAGCGTCTCTTGAATTCTTAGAAGGGAAGGTATTGCCAGGTATAGCAGTTCTTTTAGAAAAGAAATAA
- a CDS encoding Asp23/Gls24 family envelope stress response protein, with translation MPWIQDFIFKHEKSYQKYFTGIGWVEISENAIATLASLSALQSYGVIGMAARNIADGISELLHREELGRGVQVRIAEDGLIIELYIIVAYGVRIPEVAHNVMERVKWNLEKTTGLTVKEINVNIWGIRLMEEKKESFNWEEV, from the coding sequence ATGCCTTGGATCCAAGACTTTATATTTAAACACGAAAAATCCTATCAGAAGTACTTTACAGGAATAGGTTGGGTAGAAATTTCTGAAAATGCTATCGCAACCTTAGCAAGCTTATCTGCTCTTCAGAGCTATGGAGTTATTGGTATGGCAGCAAGAAATATAGCAGATGGAATTTCAGAACTTCTACATAGAGAAGAACTAGGAAGAGGAGTTCAAGTACGTATTGCGGAAGATGGATTGATAATAGAACTTTATATTATTGTTGCTTATGGAGTAAGAATTCCTGAAGTTGCCCATAATGTTATGGAACGAGTAAAATGGAATTTAGAGAAAACCACAGGACTTACAGTAAAGGAAATAAATGTAAATATTTGGGGTATTCGTCTGATGGAAGAAAAGAAAGAATCCTTTAATTGGGAGGAAGTTTAA
- the recG gene encoding ATP-dependent DNA helicase RecG, protein MILETRNIKILKGLKEILEREIELNYSNRSTKYGLEKTLEVAMKEFPLWKGFWSTKVLDLISNYTGKTLEERKKIISDIYTIISIALEIYSDDEFWSKSIQYIKGIGPKRAKLLNRLGINNLKDLIYYFPRDYDDRSKLKKIAQLTPGEKVTLKVKILEYEESKTPYKRIPILRAKVTDGTSYMYAIWYNQKFIKQNLPIGTEVLISGEVKKVLRNFEIENPEYEILEEDKEETLHVGRIVPIYSLTQGLSQKVMRQIIYDVVNQYSIFIEDTLPEKIKQKYNLMDKPISILEKHFPTTFLSMGSATKRLVFEELLFMQLTLAQKKREIESLSAPVFNTESSLLNTFLEKLPFKLTSAQEKVWNEIKLDLSSGKPMHRLLQGDVGSGKTIIAAMAVLLAVENGYQSAFMVPTEILAEQHYSRLRPLFEPLGVRIGLLIGSLSKKEKLSILEDLKIGNLSVVIGTHALIQEGVKFKNLGLVIIDEQHKFGVVQRSNLWKKGENPHLLVMTATPIPRTLAITIYGELDVSIIDALPPGRKPVSTYLYPTSRRREVYSLVQKEILSGKQAYVVCPLIEESEKLEAESATKLYEKLKKFFPNFNIGLIHGLVPKEERAKIMEDFRNGKIQILVATTVIEVGIDVPNASVMVIEDAHRFGLAQLHQLRGRIGRGEVASVCFLIADLKGEEAKKRLEVFVSTNDGFIIANKDLEIRGPGEFFGTRQHGLPDLHLTDLTRDLRILEIARKEAFEILKDDANLEKEENSLIRKWLIKEKKEKALVI, encoded by the coding sequence ATGATCCTCGAAACAAGAAATATAAAAATCCTTAAAGGATTAAAAGAAATCCTAGAGAGGGAGATAGAGTTAAATTATTCAAATAGAAGTACAAAATATGGATTAGAAAAGACTTTAGAGGTTGCGATGAAGGAATTCCCTCTCTGGAAGGGATTTTGGTCTACTAAAGTTTTAGATTTAATTTCGAATTACACAGGAAAAACCTTAGAAGAGAGGAAAAAAATAATTTCAGATATTTATACGATTATAAGTATTGCACTAGAAATATACTCTGACGATGAATTTTGGAGTAAATCTATTCAGTACATAAAAGGAATAGGACCCAAGAGAGCAAAATTACTTAATAGACTTGGAATCAATAATTTAAAAGATTTAATTTATTATTTTCCTCGAGATTATGATGATAGATCTAAGCTTAAAAAGATTGCCCAATTAACTCCTGGAGAAAAAGTTACTTTGAAAGTAAAAATTCTTGAATATGAAGAAAGCAAAACACCATATAAAAGGATTCCAATATTGAGAGCAAAAGTTACTGATGGGACATCATATATGTATGCAATTTGGTACAATCAAAAATTTATAAAACAGAATTTGCCTATAGGTACCGAAGTCTTAATCTCAGGGGAAGTCAAAAAAGTTCTTAGAAATTTTGAGATAGAAAATCCAGAGTATGAGATTTTAGAGGAGGATAAAGAAGAAACGTTACATGTGGGGAGGATTGTTCCTATTTATTCTTTGACCCAAGGATTATCTCAAAAGGTTATGAGACAAATAATTTACGACGTTGTTAATCAATACTCGATTTTCATTGAAGATACTCTTCCAGAAAAAATTAAACAAAAATACAATCTTATGGATAAACCTATAAGCATATTAGAGAAGCATTTTCCTACTACATTTCTCTCAATGGGAAGTGCCACCAAAAGATTGGTATTTGAAGAATTATTATTTATGCAATTAACCTTGGCTCAAAAAAAGAGAGAGATTGAATCCCTTTCTGCGCCTGTATTTAATACGGAAAGTTCCTTATTAAATACTTTTCTTGAAAAACTTCCTTTTAAATTAACATCGGCCCAAGAAAAAGTTTGGAATGAAATCAAATTAGATCTTTCGTCGGGAAAACCTATGCATAGATTATTACAAGGAGATGTTGGGTCTGGAAAAACCATTATAGCTGCAATGGCAGTCCTATTGGCAGTAGAAAATGGATATCAGTCTGCTTTTATGGTTCCCACAGAAATATTAGCAGAACAACACTATTCTAGATTAAGACCTCTTTTTGAACCTCTTGGTGTTAGGATTGGTCTTCTGATTGGAAGTCTTTCTAAGAAGGAAAAATTAAGTATATTAGAAGATTTGAAAATTGGAAATTTATCTGTAGTAATTGGCACTCATGCTTTGATTCAAGAGGGGGTTAAGTTTAAGAATTTAGGTTTAGTAATTATTGATGAACAACATAAATTTGGAGTTGTTCAAAGATCAAATCTATGGAAAAAAGGAGAGAACCCTCATCTTTTAGTTATGACTGCAACTCCTATTCCAAGAACTTTAGCAATAACAATCTATGGAGAGCTTGATGTTTCCATAATAGATGCTTTGCCTCCTGGAAGAAAGCCTGTTAGTACCTATCTTTATCCCACTTCTAGAAGAAGAGAGGTTTATTCTTTAGTACAGAAAGAAATATTGTCAGGAAAACAAGCTTATGTTGTGTGTCCTCTTATTGAAGAATCTGAAAAATTAGAGGCAGAATCTGCTACTAAGTTATATGAAAAATTAAAAAAGTTTTTTCCTAACTTTAATATTGGATTGATCCATGGTTTGGTTCCAAAAGAGGAGAGAGCAAAAATAATGGAGGATTTTAGAAACGGTAAAATCCAAATCTTGGTGGCAACTACCGTAATAGAAGTAGGTATTGATGTACCCAATGCATCAGTTATGGTAATCGAAGACGCTCATCGCTTTGGATTAGCCCAACTACATCAATTACGCGGAAGAATAGGAAGAGGTGAAGTTGCTTCTGTCTGTTTTCTAATAGCAGATCTTAAGGGAGAAGAGGCAAAAAAGAGATTAGAAGTATTTGTAAGCACTAATGATGGTTTTATAATTGCAAATAAAGACCTAGAAATTCGTGGACCTGGAGAATTTTTCGGTACAAGACAACATGGGCTTCCTGATCTTCATTTGACTGATCTTACAAGAGATCTGAGAATTCTTGAAATTGCAAGAAAGGAAGCTTTTGAGATTTTAAAGGATGATGCTAACTTGGAGAAGGAAGAAAATAGTCTTATAAGAAAATGGCTTATAAAAGAAAAAAAGGAGAAAGCTCTTGTCATCTGA
- the secG gene encoding preprotein translocase subunit SecG: protein MYTVLLIFHFLISVGLILVILFQSEVGEGLGFIGGGQSVFFKAKRRMEKTLKQITIVLAILFMLTSTLLFLI, encoded by the coding sequence ATGTATACAGTTCTTTTGATTTTTCATTTTTTAATATCTGTAGGTTTAATTTTGGTGATACTTTTTCAATCTGAGGTTGGAGAAGGATTAGGCTTTATTGGTGGTGGCCAATCTGTATTTTTTAAGGCAAAAAGAAGAATGGAAAAAACATTAAAACAGATAACGATTGTTTTGGCGATACTTTTCATGTTAACTTCTACCCTATTATTTTTAATTTGA
- a CDS encoding ABC transporter permease produces the protein MYRYFIRRLIQSIPVFIGVSLITFALFYIAPGDPARLIAGQRADPEVLVQIRKSWGLDQPWYIQYIRFLGRIVRLDFGRSFKTNIPVLESILERLKATAILALFSFIIAVGIGVSAGVISAVKQYSIFDYSAMVIALLGVSAPVYWIGIILLLIFGFKLGWFPLGGYVSEYGLKAVILPAIALGTRPAAYFARLSRSSMLEVIRQEYIITARAKGVPEKIVIFKHALRNALIPVVTYAGMVIGDLLTGAVLTETIFAWPGLGRLTVQGILDRDLPVIQGTVIFIAFIYIIANLLVDISYAFIDPRIRYE, from the coding sequence TTGTATAGATATTTTATTAGAAGATTAATCCAATCAATCCCTGTATTTATAGGAGTATCGCTTATTACTTTCGCTCTATTTTATATAGCTCCAGGGGATCCTGCTCGTTTAATTGCGGGACAAAGAGCAGATCCTGAAGTTTTGGTCCAAATTAGAAAATCGTGGGGTTTAGATCAACCCTGGTATATACAGTATATAAGATTTCTAGGAAGAATAGTTAGACTTGATTTTGGTAGATCCTTTAAAACTAATATACCTGTGTTAGAATCAATATTGGAAAGATTAAAGGCTACTGCTATATTGGCATTATTTTCTTTTATAATTGCAGTAGGAATTGGAGTTTCTGCAGGAGTAATTTCTGCTGTCAAACAATATTCAATTTTTGATTACTCTGCAATGGTAATAGCACTTCTTGGAGTGTCTGCTCCTGTTTATTGGATAGGAATTATACTTTTATTGATATTTGGATTTAAATTAGGATGGTTTCCCTTAGGTGGATATGTGTCAGAATATGGATTAAAAGCTGTAATTTTACCTGCTATTGCCCTTGGGACAAGACCAGCTGCATATTTTGCTCGTCTTTCGAGATCCTCTATGTTAGAAGTAATAAGACAAGAGTATATAATTACTGCTAGAGCTAAAGGAGTACCTGAAAAAATAGTTATTTTCAAGCATGCCTTAAGGAATGCTCTTATACCAGTAGTGACTTATGCAGGAATGGTTATCGGAGATCTTCTTACAGGTGCGGTTCTTACAGAAACTATATTTGCATGGCCAGGATTAGGAAGATTAACAGTTCAAGGAATTCTTGATAGAGATTTACCAGTGATCCAAGGAACTGTTATCTTTATAGCCTTTATTTATATAATAGCAAATTTACTGGTTGATATCTCCTACGCTTTCATTGATCCAAGAATTAGATATGAATAG